A genomic region of Gemmata massiliana contains the following coding sequences:
- a CDS encoding PP2C family protein-serine/threonine phosphatase, giving the protein MTVAPDFFDTEPRNWRARLAVSVEVMRELSRSTDPQEMYAVFTRRISQLFPLSRHLTIARRGLHDPEYRVVRYSMWKESVNPWKESHRLPVHHGGIFAQLLYGDQPRVIDNLNIEPDDPAAEYLAGQRSLLAIPHFEHGVASSMVVITRDDTATFPRERVADLVLLSNLFARATQTVVLSQAVKEAFDGLDYELRSIAEIQKSLLPAEKPKVPNLDVAVHYQTAKRAGGDYYDFFPLPNDRLGVLIADASGHGAPAAVLMAVAHSIAHTRPEPPQSPGEFLTYMNAHLTRRYTRPTGSFMTAFYAVFDPTNGTLSYASAGHNPPRLLRCADGFKLALNRAQKLPLGIKPDEVYLEQTLPLLPGDQVVLFTDGVIEAVNTEGDVFGSARIDEELETCLPSAGALLRAILASHSLFTAGTTAADDRTLVVVKRT; this is encoded by the coding sequence ATGACCGTGGCACCCGATTTCTTCGATACCGAACCGCGCAACTGGCGTGCTCGTTTAGCCGTCAGTGTCGAGGTGATGCGCGAACTCAGCCGGTCCACCGACCCGCAGGAGATGTACGCGGTCTTCACGCGGCGTATCTCGCAACTGTTTCCCCTGAGTCGGCACCTCACCATCGCGCGACGCGGCTTGCACGACCCCGAGTATCGCGTTGTGCGATACAGCATGTGGAAAGAGTCCGTCAATCCGTGGAAGGAGTCGCACCGGCTCCCGGTTCACCACGGGGGGATTTTCGCGCAACTGCTCTACGGAGATCAACCTCGCGTCATCGATAATCTGAACATCGAGCCCGACGACCCCGCGGCCGAATACCTCGCGGGTCAGCGATCGCTGCTCGCGATCCCGCACTTCGAGCACGGCGTCGCGTCGAGTATGGTCGTCATCACCCGAGACGACACCGCAACGTTCCCGCGCGAGCGCGTCGCCGACCTTGTGCTACTCAGCAACCTGTTTGCCCGCGCGACTCAAACGGTCGTGCTGTCGCAAGCGGTGAAGGAAGCGTTCGACGGCCTCGATTACGAACTCCGCTCGATCGCGGAGATTCAAAAGTCGCTGCTTCCGGCCGAGAAGCCGAAGGTGCCGAATCTGGACGTCGCAGTCCACTACCAGACCGCGAAGCGGGCGGGCGGAGATTACTACGACTTCTTCCCGCTCCCGAACGACCGGCTCGGGGTGCTGATCGCGGACGCGAGCGGGCACGGGGCGCCGGCCGCGGTGCTGATGGCCGTGGCCCACAGCATCGCGCACACGCGGCCCGAACCCCCGCAAAGTCCGGGCGAGTTCCTCACGTACATGAACGCCCACCTGACTCGGCGCTACACCCGGCCGACGGGGAGTTTCATGACCGCGTTCTACGCGGTGTTCGACCCGACGAACGGCACACTCAGCTACGCCAGCGCCGGCCACAACCCGCCTCGATTGCTCCGCTGTGCCGACGGGTTCAAACTCGCGCTGAACCGCGCGCAGAAGCTCCCGCTCGGGATCAAGCCGGACGAAGTATACCTGGAGCAAACGCTTCCGCTCCTGCCGGGTGACCAAGTGGTGCTGTTCACCGACGGGGTGATCGAAGCCGTGAACACCGAGGGCGACGTGTTCGGCTCCGCTCGCATCGACGAAGAACTGGAAACGTGCCTCCCGAGTGCCGGTGCGCTACTCCGGGCGATCCTCGCATCGCACTCCCTCTTCACCGCAGGGACCACTGCGGCAGACGACCGAACCCTCGTCGTCGTGAAACGCACGTAG
- the hisC gene encoding histidinol-phosphate transaminase, with the protein MTVRSNIRAMAGYVPGEQLNDPDIIKLNTNENPYPPSPRVFEAIHAALTSNSLRKYPQPLGDTFRRAAGRVLNVSPDSILIGNGSDDILTILTRAFVPEDGLMASATPSYILYRSLAEIQGARFEAHRFTDSWALAESWPRGADLTFLPNPNSPSGTVVDPETIVRLAQTLAPTPLVLDEAYSDFTTWSGLELLASTPNLIITRTLSKSYSLAGIRFGFAIAAPELVRELVKVKDSYNCDVLSLAAATAAIEDQDYFREVRAKIIATRTRMTQELAAQGFDVTPSHSNFVWCRRSDRSVKPIYEELKRRKILVRYMSYPTGPLGAPEGAYDGLRVSVGTDSEIDNLLRELKAIL; encoded by the coding sequence ATGACTGTCCGCTCCAATATTCGCGCAATGGCCGGGTACGTTCCGGGCGAGCAACTCAACGACCCGGACATCATCAAACTCAACACGAACGAGAACCCGTACCCGCCGAGTCCGCGGGTATTCGAGGCGATCCATGCGGCGCTGACGTCGAACAGCCTCCGCAAGTACCCGCAGCCGCTCGGCGACACGTTCCGCAGGGCCGCGGGCCGCGTCCTGAACGTCAGCCCCGATAGCATCCTCATCGGGAACGGCTCGGACGACATCCTCACCATTCTCACGCGCGCCTTCGTCCCCGAAGACGGGCTGATGGCCTCCGCGACGCCGAGCTACATCCTGTACCGCTCGCTCGCGGAAATTCAGGGCGCGCGGTTCGAGGCGCACCGGTTCACCGACTCGTGGGCGCTCGCCGAGTCCTGGCCGCGTGGCGCGGACTTGACGTTCCTCCCGAACCCAAACTCCCCCTCGGGCACGGTCGTCGATCCCGAGACAATCGTTCGGCTCGCGCAGACTCTCGCGCCCACGCCGCTGGTCCTTGATGAAGCGTATTCTGACTTCACAACCTGGAGCGGACTGGAACTCCTCGCGAGCACCCCGAACCTCATCATCACGCGGACGCTGAGCAAGTCCTACTCGCTCGCGGGCATCCGGTTCGGGTTCGCGATCGCGGCGCCGGAACTGGTTCGCGAACTGGTGAAGGTGAAGGACTCGTACAACTGCGATGTGTTGAGTCTCGCCGCCGCAACCGCCGCGATCGAAGACCAGGACTACTTCCGCGAAGTGCGGGCGAAGATCATCGCCACCCGCACGCGCATGACGCAAGAACTCGCCGCACAGGGCTTCGACGTGACGCCGAGTCACTCGAACTTCGTTTGGTGCCGGCGGTCCGACCGATCCGTGAAGCCGATTTACGAAGAACTGAAGCGCCGAAAGATCCTGGTGCGGTACATGAGCTACCCAACCGGTCCGCTCGGCGCCCCCGAAGGCGCATACGACGGGCTGCGCGTCTCTGTTGGCACCGACTCGGAAATCGACAACCTACTCCGCGAGCTGAAAGCCATACTCTGA
- a CDS encoding putative zinc-binding metallopeptidase: MIEFVRPSGLIPVFLALALLPNATLAQESAPNAGPSPLEAIARAYQIEVTSNPVFPVRASYGTIDGKSADRGAVERYTSLFVAEFALYPRELIQRAKLKRVVLCAELSFAGQRRNAIPDFEHDTLYFDVERGASNRTYLRKVIHHEFFHIIDLRDDGQLYADKEWAALNPRAFKYGSGGANAQGVSNTSMLTDAVPGFLNHYSTTGVEEDKAEVFANLIVDSAYIEKRIKTDAVLDAKVERMKALMKRFCPSVDEQFWDAAKKIDRSDRPRANGTGAQIVELRPECLCPPMCATHRWRLFPHSHRSRFGFR, translated from the coding sequence GTGATCGAATTCGTTCGCCCATCCGGGCTTATTCCCGTCTTTCTTGCACTTGCTCTTTTACCCAACGCCACGCTCGCCCAGGAATCTGCTCCAAATGCGGGACCGTCTCCGCTGGAGGCGATTGCTCGCGCGTACCAAATCGAAGTCACATCCAATCCCGTGTTCCCGGTGCGCGCCAGTTACGGCACCATTGACGGAAAAAGTGCGGACCGCGGGGCCGTGGAACGCTACACATCGCTGTTCGTCGCGGAATTCGCCCTCTATCCGCGCGAGCTAATTCAGCGGGCGAAGCTCAAGCGCGTCGTGCTGTGTGCCGAGCTGTCGTTTGCCGGTCAACGGCGGAACGCGATCCCGGACTTCGAGCACGACACGCTGTACTTCGATGTCGAGCGCGGCGCCAGTAACCGAACCTACCTGCGGAAGGTGATTCACCACGAATTCTTCCACATCATTGATTTGCGCGACGACGGCCAACTCTACGCGGACAAAGAGTGGGCCGCGCTGAACCCGCGTGCGTTCAAGTACGGGAGCGGCGGTGCGAACGCTCAGGGCGTGTCCAACACGTCCATGCTGACGGACGCAGTACCCGGGTTCTTGAACCACTACTCCACGACCGGTGTGGAGGAGGACAAGGCCGAGGTGTTCGCCAACCTGATCGTCGATTCCGCTTACATCGAGAAGCGAATCAAAACAGACGCCGTGCTCGATGCCAAGGTCGAGCGCATGAAGGCGCTGATGAAGCGCTTCTGCCCGAGCGTCGACGAACAGTTCTGGGACGCGGCGAAAAAAATCGATCGCAGTGACCGGCCGCGTGCTAACGGAACCGGGGCGCAAATTGTGGAGCTGCGGCCCGAATGCCTCTGTCCGCCGATGTGCGCCACACATCGGTGGCGCCTCTTCCCGCACTCCCATCGTTCGCGGTTTGGGTTCCGATAA
- the hisB gene encoding imidazoleglycerol-phosphate dehydratase HisB — protein MPRTARIERKTAETEIDLTLNLDGTGASKLATGVGFFDHMLTHIAKHGLFDLTVTCKGDTHIDAHHTVEDVGICFGKALVQALGDKAGIRRFGDCTLPMDDTLATAAVDLSGRPYLVWRADVPLETLGTFSSQLAEEFWRAASSTGLFNLHVVLHHGRNTHHIVEAIFKACARALRAAVEPDPRASGVPSTKGVL, from the coding sequence ATGCCCCGCACCGCACGCATCGAACGCAAAACGGCCGAAACGGAAATCGACCTGACGCTGAACCTCGACGGCACCGGCGCCTCGAAGCTCGCGACCGGCGTCGGGTTCTTCGACCACATGCTCACGCACATCGCGAAGCACGGGCTGTTCGACCTCACCGTGACGTGCAAGGGCGATACGCACATCGACGCCCACCACACCGTTGAGGACGTCGGCATTTGCTTCGGCAAGGCACTCGTGCAAGCGCTCGGCGACAAGGCCGGCATCCGGCGCTTCGGTGACTGCACGCTGCCGATGGACGACACGCTGGCGACGGCCGCGGTCGACCTGAGCGGCCGGCCGTACCTCGTGTGGCGCGCGGACGTACCGCTCGAAACGCTCGGCACGTTCTCGTCGCAACTGGCCGAGGAATTCTGGCGCGCGGCGAGTTCGACGGGGCTGTTCAACCTGCACGTCGTGCTGCACCACGGGCGGAACACGCACCACATCGTCGAAGCGATCTTCAAGGCGTGCGCCCGCGCGCTGCGGGCCGCGGTCGAACCCGACCCGCGTGCGAGTGGCGTGCCCTCCACGAAGGGCGTCCTGTAA
- a CDS encoding ISAs1 family transposase, which yields MSIPLLAVFADVPDPRRETKNKLHELVDILTLATCAVIAGADGWDQVAAFGRAKQTLFAPYLRLPHGVPSPDTFERVFAKLDPDAFADRFGRWMAAACESTGLVHVAIDGKSARRSTKNTFTGCLHLVEAWAVENRLILGQRSVPEGGHEITTAPDLLGALDLTGAVVTVDAAFCQKELVSQIRTQGGHYVVCVKGNQKGLRGAVAEVFARAGEDAFAGCDMGSAVEDGHGREEERYVTVVEDPEGLPSGWADVGAVALVCRERVVNGKPNESTAHYYLTSLRIGAVELAGYIRNHWGIENGLHWCLDIAFREDDSRARAGHAGANLGMIRRVALSLLQRADTKGSIRTRRMKAAWDDQYLLKVLKILTTK from the coding sequence ATGAGTATTCCGCTGCTGGCGGTGTTTGCGGATGTGCCAGACCCGCGCCGCGAAACGAAGAACAAGTTGCATGAGCTGGTGGATATCCTCACGTTGGCCACGTGTGCGGTGATCGCCGGGGCCGACGGGTGGGACCAGGTGGCCGCGTTCGGTCGGGCCAAGCAAACGTTGTTCGCCCCGTACCTGCGGTTGCCCCACGGGGTTCCGAGCCCGGACACGTTCGAGCGCGTGTTCGCCAAGCTGGACCCGGACGCGTTCGCGGACCGGTTCGGGCGCTGGATGGCAGCCGCATGCGAGAGTACCGGCCTGGTGCACGTGGCGATCGATGGTAAGAGCGCCCGGCGGTCCACCAAGAACACGTTCACCGGGTGCTTGCATCTGGTCGAGGCGTGGGCCGTGGAGAACCGGTTGATCCTGGGCCAGCGGTCCGTGCCCGAGGGCGGACACGAGATCACCACGGCCCCAGATCTGTTGGGCGCCCTGGATCTGACGGGCGCGGTGGTGACCGTCGACGCGGCCTTTTGCCAGAAGGAGTTGGTGTCCCAGATCCGCACCCAGGGCGGGCATTACGTGGTGTGCGTGAAGGGGAACCAGAAGGGGTTGCGCGGCGCGGTGGCGGAGGTGTTCGCGCGGGCCGGGGAGGACGCGTTCGCCGGGTGTGACATGGGGTCCGCGGTCGAGGACGGGCACGGGCGCGAGGAAGAGCGGTACGTGACGGTGGTTGAAGATCCGGAAGGGCTACCGAGCGGGTGGGCCGATGTTGGGGCCGTGGCCCTGGTGTGCCGGGAGCGGGTGGTGAACGGGAAGCCGAATGAGAGCACCGCCCATTACTACCTCACCAGCTTGCGGATCGGGGCGGTCGAGCTGGCGGGGTACATCCGCAACCATTGGGGCATTGAGAACGGGCTCCATTGGTGTCTGGACATCGCGTTCCGGGAAGACGACAGCCGGGCTCGGGCCGGACACGCCGGGGCCAACCTGGGCATGATTCGCCGGGTTGCCCTGTCCCTGCTCCAGCGGGCGGACACCAAGGGCAGCATTCGTACTCGACGCATGAAGGCCGCCTGGGACGATCAATACCTGCTCAAAGTGCTTAAGATTCTGACGACTAAATGA
- the hisD gene encoding histidinol dehydrogenase has translation MPALKLRRIDLTANNAAAQIAKLRDQFRTDTEVVSAASKKKTQAVFGEALPPARAVERICNDVREKGLAAALNYTELFDGIKLKPDQLRVKPAELAEAHANVGDDFLEVIRQIRYNVMQFQSGLLQRDAVMPVSGKHELQVRYRALNRVGVYCPGGAAAYPSTLLMTVCPAQVAGCEQIIVCMPPNATGAYNREMLATCHELGITEVYRLGGAQAIAAMAYGVEGLKPVDMIVGPGNQYVALAKKHVFGQVAIDCIAGPSEIVVLADDSAHPDYVALDLLAQAEHSPGVAVLVTWYEPLMNEIQDALAKRLAKLSRADLAKDSLERFGAIVLAPNKAAAVDCVNAIAPEHLHIQTRDPDAILDDIESAGAVFLGPFTPVAVGDYAAGPSHVLPTGGTARFASGLNTNDFRKRTSILRFTRNGLKDIASDVIFLANKEGLTAHAASVELRANDNGPAARPKPKPDKVPAVAPAKK, from the coding sequence ATGCCCGCTCTTAAGCTGCGGCGGATCGATCTCACAGCCAATAATGCCGCGGCTCAGATCGCCAAACTTCGCGACCAGTTCCGCACCGATACCGAGGTCGTCTCGGCCGCCAGCAAGAAGAAAACACAGGCCGTTTTTGGTGAGGCGCTTCCGCCGGCTCGTGCGGTCGAGCGGATCTGTAACGACGTGCGCGAAAAGGGACTCGCCGCGGCTCTCAACTACACTGAACTCTTCGACGGCATAAAGCTGAAGCCCGACCAGCTCCGCGTCAAGCCCGCGGAACTCGCCGAGGCCCACGCGAACGTCGGTGACGACTTCCTCGAAGTCATCCGGCAAATCCGCTACAACGTGATGCAATTCCAGTCGGGATTGCTCCAGCGCGACGCCGTCATGCCCGTTTCGGGCAAGCACGAACTCCAGGTCCGGTACCGGGCGCTCAATCGCGTCGGAGTGTACTGCCCGGGTGGGGCCGCGGCGTACCCGTCCACGCTGCTCATGACCGTGTGCCCGGCGCAGGTCGCGGGGTGCGAGCAGATCATCGTGTGCATGCCCCCGAACGCGACCGGCGCGTACAACCGCGAAATGCTCGCGACGTGCCACGAACTCGGGATCACCGAAGTGTACCGGCTCGGCGGTGCGCAGGCGATCGCGGCGATGGCTTATGGCGTCGAAGGGCTGAAGCCGGTCGACATGATCGTCGGGCCGGGCAACCAGTACGTCGCGCTCGCCAAGAAGCACGTGTTCGGCCAGGTCGCGATCGACTGCATCGCGGGACCGAGTGAGATCGTGGTTCTCGCGGATGACTCCGCCCACCCGGACTACGTCGCACTCGACCTTCTCGCGCAAGCCGAACACTCGCCAGGAGTTGCGGTTCTGGTGACGTGGTACGAGCCGCTCATGAACGAGATCCAGGACGCACTCGCGAAGCGGCTCGCGAAACTGTCGCGTGCGGATCTCGCCAAAGACAGTTTGGAACGCTTCGGCGCGATCGTTCTCGCCCCGAACAAGGCTGCGGCCGTCGACTGCGTGAACGCGATTGCTCCCGAGCACCTGCACATTCAGACGCGCGACCCGGACGCGATCCTCGACGACATCGAAAGCGCCGGCGCCGTGTTCCTGGGGCCGTTCACCCCGGTCGCAGTGGGCGATTACGCTGCCGGGCCGTCACACGTGCTCCCGACGGGCGGTACCGCCCGGTTCGCTAGCGGGCTGAACACCAACGACTTCCGGAAGCGCACGAGCATCTTGCGGTTCACGCGCAACGGGTTGAAGGACATCGCCAGCGACGTCATCTTCCTGGCGAACAAAGAAGGTTTGACCGCACACGCGGCCAGCGTCGAACTGCGGGCCAACGACAACGGCCCCGCGGCTCGCCCCAAGCCGAAACCGGACAAAGTGCCGGCGGTTGCTCCCGCGAAGAAGTGA
- a CDS encoding acyl carrier protein phosphodiesterase has protein sequence MNFLAHLHLADGDPGDMAGGVAADFVRNPDLPSLTPDVLRGVMLHRLIDGFTDRHPLTLRSISRVSREFGWFGGILIDIYYDHILAREWTRYSTETLPSFAARSYRVLEDHLVGLPEDASDFMRRFVDEDRLNRYATLDGIEDTLARVSKVIAHRIPHRAMWLPDAMPLLISRDADLATDFHGFYPELMAFATEHKTNRPK, from the coding sequence TTGAACTTCCTCGCACACTTGCACCTCGCGGACGGTGACCCCGGTGACATGGCCGGGGGCGTCGCGGCCGACTTCGTTCGGAACCCCGACCTACCGAGTCTCACGCCCGATGTGCTCCGCGGCGTCATGCTGCACCGGCTCATCGACGGGTTCACGGACCGGCACCCACTCACGCTCCGCAGTATCAGCCGGGTGTCGCGCGAGTTCGGGTGGTTCGGCGGCATCCTGATCGACATCTACTACGACCACATCCTGGCGCGCGAGTGGACCCGTTATAGCACGGAAACACTCCCGTCCTTCGCCGCGCGGAGTTACCGCGTGCTGGAAGACCATTTGGTCGGTCTGCCCGAGGACGCGAGCGATTTCATGCGCCGGTTCGTGGACGAGGACCGGCTCAACCGGTACGCCACCCTCGACGGCATTGAGGACACACTCGCTCGGGTCTCGAAGGTGATCGCGCACCGCATCCCGCACCGAGCGATGTGGCTCCCGGACGCGATGCCGCTCCTCATCTCGCGCGACGCCGACCTCGCGACCGATTTCCACGGCTTCTATCCGGAACTCATGGCGTTCGCGACCGAGCACAAGACCAACCGACCGAAGTGA
- a CDS encoding DUF4145 domain-containing protein — MPEDVRVDYLEAREVFDKSARAAGGLLRLAYEKLFPHLGITNKSPNDAIAELVRDRKLTLGTQQQAADALRVFSNQTVHIGFVKLEDQPATVMFLFRLLNFIVEQLITHPKQVAALYNSMPQDKRDGIDNTRREEAVVSREIFGRT; from the coding sequence ATGCCGGAAGATGTGAGAGTGGATTACTTGGAAGCGCGTGAAGTGTTCGATAAGTCAGCTCGAGCTGCTGGAGGGCTTCTGCGGCTGGCTTATGAAAAACTCTTCCCCCATTTGGGCATCACAAATAAGTCGCCAAACGACGCGATTGCGGAACTGGTCAGGGACAGGAAACTAACCCTTGGAACTCAACAACAGGCAGCTGACGCTCTCCGCGTGTTCTCAAACCAGACCGTCCACATCGGGTTCGTCAAATTAGAGGACCAACCAGCGACGGTGATGTTCTTGTTCCGGCTGCTGAACTTCATCGTCGAGCAACTCATCACGCACCCGAAACAGGTAGCCGCGCTTTACAACAGCATGCCGCAGGACAAGCGAGATGGTATTGACAATACGCGACGCGAAGAAGCCGTAGTTTCCCGGGAAATTTTTGGGCGAACCTGA
- a CDS encoding ThuA domain-containing protein, with translation MKKFTLLFAIATLVAFGPVARATAEDTKKATGNKRLLLVTHCGGFPHSSVFTAEEVLKAIGPKNGFDVTCYRFTEDPDQIVKDKGVERTALEAYSDKFRGATKQPVGKEHCGRINKETLKNFDVVLFFTTGNPVNKQELADLREWVKAGGALAGTHCATDTLYGESVYGDLIGAYFQGHPPGLQKIKVKVEDAKHPAAAGFKDGMDYQDEMYIFKPAPYSREKLHIIFSIEADSFNPGKNLVRPDNDYAISWCREEGKGKVFYTSFGHDPKVWKDEKFQQHLFGGLKWSTGELKGDATPSKK, from the coding sequence ATGAAGAAGTTCACGCTCTTATTCGCCATCGCGACCCTCGTCGCGTTCGGCCCGGTCGCACGCGCCACGGCCGAAGACACGAAAAAAGCAACGGGCAACAAGCGATTACTGCTCGTCACGCACTGCGGCGGGTTCCCGCACAGTTCGGTCTTTACCGCTGAGGAAGTGCTGAAGGCAATCGGCCCGAAGAACGGGTTCGACGTGACGTGCTACCGGTTCACCGAAGACCCGGACCAGATCGTGAAGGACAAGGGCGTCGAGCGCACCGCGCTGGAAGCGTACAGCGACAAGTTCCGCGGCGCGACCAAGCAGCCGGTGGGCAAGGAGCACTGCGGGCGCATTAACAAGGAAACGCTGAAGAACTTCGACGTGGTGCTGTTCTTCACCACCGGGAACCCGGTCAACAAGCAGGAACTCGCGGATCTGCGCGAGTGGGTCAAGGCGGGCGGCGCGCTGGCAGGCACGCACTGTGCCACTGACACGCTGTACGGCGAGTCGGTCTACGGCGACCTGATCGGCGCGTACTTCCAGGGGCACCCGCCGGGGCTGCAGAAGATCAAGGTGAAGGTCGAGGACGCGAAGCACCCGGCCGCGGCCGGCTTCAAGGACGGGATGGACTACCAGGACGAGATGTACATCTTCAAGCCCGCCCCGTACTCGCGCGAGAAGCTGCACATCATCTTCAGCATCGAGGCAGACTCGTTCAACCCGGGTAAGAACCTCGTCCGCCCGGACAACGATTACGCGATCTCGTGGTGCCGCGAGGAGGGGAAGGGCAAAGTGTTCTACACGTCGTTCGGGCACGACCCGAAGGTGTGGAAGGACGAAAAGTTCCAGCAGCACCTGTTCGGCGGGCTGAAGTGGTCGACCGGTGAGCTGAAGGGCGACGCCACGCCCAGCAAGAAGTAG
- the dcuC gene encoding C4-dicarboxylate transporter DcuC, with the protein MEFAGAVALLVVGVAIVLVVKGWDVRLVLLAAALVIATVAEVTITTKPSSTGGPVARVLQTFLATFSNEKFVVPICTAMGFAHVLKHTGCERHLVLLLVHPLRYVRGLMVPGVIVVGFLVNIPLVSQTSTAVCLGAVVVPLMRAAGYSMATIGACLLLGASVGGELLNPGAPELLTVANLTNVPTIVQTQRYLPALVFTQLAISTAVIWLMSVWWERKEPNPLTPFPKKEGGAEPNAQTSAPQASVLSPSPFRGGVGEGLQPPPERINVLKALVPLVPLALLFASAMPAPYNLFEIPDAWVVPKKADGSRDPAYNSRLIGFAMLIGVLVAAAVTPNKARDCVKEFFSGAGYGFANIVSLIVIANCFGEAIKAAGLAEALGTLIKSAPGLMQPLAALVPLVFAAICGSGMASTQSLYGFFHGPAEALGLDPVAVGAMVSLGSAAGRTMSPVAAVVLMCATLTGTNPFTLVKRVAVPLLVGIAIVVLLRLAGVL; encoded by the coding sequence ATGGAATTCGCGGGGGCCGTGGCGCTACTGGTTGTTGGCGTGGCCATTGTGCTGGTGGTGAAGGGGTGGGACGTGCGCCTCGTGCTGCTCGCGGCGGCACTCGTGATCGCGACGGTCGCAGAGGTCACGATCACAACAAAACCCAGCAGTACGGGCGGACCTGTCGCGCGCGTGCTGCAAACGTTCCTGGCGACGTTCTCGAACGAGAAGTTCGTCGTCCCCATTTGCACCGCGATGGGGTTTGCCCACGTGCTCAAACACACCGGCTGCGAGCGGCATCTCGTGTTGCTGCTGGTACACCCGCTGCGGTACGTGCGCGGGCTGATGGTACCGGGCGTGATCGTGGTCGGGTTCCTGGTGAACATTCCGCTCGTGAGTCAGACCAGTACCGCGGTGTGCCTCGGTGCGGTCGTGGTGCCTCTCATGCGCGCCGCGGGGTACTCGATGGCGACCATCGGCGCGTGCCTGCTACTCGGCGCATCGGTCGGTGGGGAGTTACTGAATCCCGGTGCGCCGGAGCTGCTCACCGTCGCGAACCTGACCAATGTGCCGACGATCGTGCAGACGCAGCGGTACCTCCCGGCGCTGGTGTTCACGCAGCTCGCGATTTCGACTGCCGTCATTTGGCTGATGAGCGTATGGTGGGAGCGGAAGGAACCTAACCCCCTAACCCCCTTCCCTAAGAAGGAAGGGGGAGCAGAACCAAACGCACAGACAAGCGCGCCCCAAGCGTCCGTCTTAAGCCCCTCTCCGTTTAGGGGAGGGGTTGGGGAGGGGTTACAGCCTCCCCCCGAGCGCATCAACGTGCTGAAAGCGCTCGTGCCGCTGGTTCCGCTCGCGCTGCTGTTCGCGTCCGCGATGCCGGCGCCCTACAACCTGTTCGAGATCCCGGATGCGTGGGTGGTACCGAAGAAGGCGGATGGCTCGCGCGACCCCGCGTACAACAGCCGGCTTATTGGGTTTGCGATGCTGATCGGGGTGCTGGTCGCGGCTGCGGTCACGCCCAACAAGGCGCGCGACTGCGTGAAGGAGTTCTTCTCTGGGGCTGGGTACGGGTTCGCTAACATCGTCAGCCTCATTGTCATCGCCAACTGCTTTGGGGAGGCCATCAAAGCCGCGGGGCTGGCGGAGGCTCTCGGCACGCTCATCAAGAGCGCACCCGGGTTGATGCAACCGCTGGCCGCGCTCGTGCCGCTCGTATTCGCGGCGATTTGCGGCTCCGGGATGGCGAGCACGCAGAGCCTTTACGGGTTCTTCCACGGCCCCGCGGAGGCGCTCGGGCTCGACCCGGTCGCGGTCGGCGCGATGGTGTCGCTCGGGAGCGCGGCGGGGCGCACGATGTCGCCGGTTGCGGCCGTCGTGTTGATGTGCGCGACCCTCACGGGGACGAACCCGTTCACGCTGGTGAAGCGGGTGGCCGTACCGCTCCTCGTCGGAATCGCAATTGTGGTTCTGCTCCGGCTCGCGGGCGTCCTGTGA